CTGATCTTGGAAGTGTTGAAGCCGGAATCCAGAAGTTGGTTGGGGACTTGGATAGCAATTCACTTGAAACTGTTAGAACAGCAATAGCTGAACTCCGAAGTCTTGCCAGGCATAATACTGAAAACCGGATTATGATTGCTGAACATGGAGCAATCACCTTTTTGGTCAAATTGATGTATTCTACAGATGCAATAATCCAAGAGCATGCTGTTACGACACTTCTCAATCTATCAATCCATAGCGACCACAAAATCACCATTGCTGAGGCCAATGTAATTGAACCTCTGATTCACGTCCTTTATACAGGAAGCCCTGAGGCAAGGGAGAACTCAGCTGCCACTTTCTTTAGCCTTGCTATGGTTGTGGAAAACAGGGTAAAGATTGGGAGGTCTGGGGCCATTGGGCCTCTGGTTGAACTACTAGGTAATGGGACTCCTAGGGGAAGGAAGGATGCAACAACTGCATTGTTTTATCTGTCTATGCTTCCAGAGAACAAGGTCAAGATTGTGCAAGCTGGGGCTGTTAAGCATCTCGTGGAGTTGATGGATCCCTCAGTTGGAACGGTTGACAAGACAGTTGCTGTTCTAGCAAATCTTGCTACAATTCAGGAGGGAAAGGTTGAAATTGGGAAAGAGGGTGGGATCCCTGTGTTGGTCGAGGCTATTGAATTGGGTTCTGCCAGAGGAAAAGAAAATGCAGCAGCTGCACTGTTACGGGTCTGCTCGACCTCTAATAAATTTTGCATAATGGCTCTCCAAGAAGGAGTTATCCCACCCTTAGTTGCACTGTCACATTCTGGAACTCGGAGGGccaaggataaggtactcacGGTGATAGATTCTGTCCTACTACAAttccaattttgaaaaagattattaattcgaaaataaaattattatttcagGCTCAGGAACTGCTTAACCTCCTCAGAAGGCATGTGCGTAGTAATTGTTGAAAAACACTAATTTTGAGACTCAGGTTCTGCTTAACATCTTCAGAAAGTATGTGAATAGTAACGTTGAAAACCACTAATCTTGAAGTATGCGTAACATTTCGGGACATTAACCTTGGATGATGCTGCTGTTGAAAGGGGGCATGTAAATTTTCATGCCACAATAATGTTACATAAGGTACCTGCCTATAATATTTTCTccatttgtaaataaattaggTAAATGCAGTAAAGTTGATTCAGAAAAATGAAGTAGAAAGGCCAGAAGTAATGTCCAACTAATGTCTCGATTTGATTGTTTCATATTGAAAAAATTTCATCTAGTTATGTTGGAAAAAGACTTCTACTTGTAATTCTGATCTTTTGGGTTGCAGACGAATCATCTGTGTCACTTTTAACTCCCCGTCTGCTAGGCAGCTTGTCTCCTCATTGGCTACTGAATGAATTAATATCTCTGGCTGATTGGTCTTTTAGTGCCCAACGATTGGTGTTCACTATTAATTAGTATCTCTCGTGAAGGATTCAGATTATGCCATATGGATGGATCAtttctttaagaaaatcaaatttttcttATGGAAACTTAGTCTTACAGCTGTTAATACTATTGATCATCTACAACGTCATCTGtattatatatctatatctTCATCTTGGTACCTAATGTGTCGAGGCCATTTTAAGTCCCTTGCTCATCTGTTTCTCCATTGATATTATTTTGGAAGCTTCTGGTTGATCGTTGGCATATTCTAATAGCATGTTGACATCATTGCATCTCTTTTGGTGGGGTATCCTTTTATGGTACTAAGATGACAGTTTGGTTGGCCATTTTGCAAGCTTTCTTTCGGACATCATGAGGAGAGCGCAATAGTCAtctttttagagttttttttttttcatctttggaTAGTCTTGGATCTGGTTCTTTCTACAACTTTGTGTTGGCGCAAAAATAGTTTCTAATTAGAAACTTCTTTTGTATCACCTATAGGTGCTTTGGGGTTTTCCCTCATTTCATTCCTTCaatgaaatgttttttttatctaaaaagaaaactgttaggtctcgtttggtaaccattttgtctttgtttttgaaatttatacctatagacactacttccacatctaaatttttcttttgttttctactttttaccaatgatttaaaaaactaagccaaaattcgaaaactaaaaaaagtagcatttttaaagttgttattgtttttggaatttagctaagaattcaattattgtacAAGAAAGATGTAAGAAATAgggagaaaatagacttaattttcaaaaaccaaaaacaaaatagttatcaaagagcccttaattaacatataattttagtCAATTACTTCATTGTAATTTCCCATAACTTACTGTGTACTCATTATATGTGTTCATCAATAGAGAATCAACTGAATTGATAAAATTGATGCTATCTTGTTTTTGGTGGGTTGCTGATGGTTGCTGTGCCTTTAATATCAAGGAACTAAGATGAGCAACCAAAACTAATCCCTCAGCATCCTCAAACAGTAGCAGATCCTCCATTATTGATGCCATATCATTCAATATAAACTCAGTAAGACGAATTATATTTGGTTCCTAGTTGGGAGGGACTAGATGCTTTATCAGGAGTGAACACTTGGATGTAGATCCATTAGGCTGACTGCTTTTTCACTAGGCTTGTAACTTCTGGAGTAGTATTGTTTGATTTTAATCCCTTTTAGTCTGAGCGATGAACTTAAAATAATTGCTTTATGTGTGAAGTTcagaaattaaaatagtttatttagAAGTATGGTCATGAAGCTAAAACTAgattgtgaattaaatttaaacatgttcTTCTCATTTAGCTTAATTGTTTGCTAAACAATTAAAACTAGATATACTTTATTTATGTTTAGTTAAATTCATATGAAAGATCATTGATGCTACGAACTCCATGTTTCTTGCAATCAATCTCATTGAATTGACTCAATAAATTTCTTTTTGGGGGTTTCATATATATGACAAAATGTGAATCGTTAAGTCTACTTGGtctttattttaaattcttttaaagaAACCTATTTGAAAAATGCAATACTTACACATTTTACAATGGatactaaaagaaaaaggaaaaaaaaaaaaaaaaaaaaaaactagaaacgAAATTACCACCAAATAGAATTTAGATTTTCTGAGTAACCAAAAACAAAACGTTCTTATTCACAATTCCCAATCTTCACTATTCTGTCATATGGTGTATACATATGAATACTTTTAGATCATATAGTACAAAGGTCAAAGTACATAGGTCAAAGTGATAAAACTTGAGAGcaatttgcatattttttttaaaaaaaaccattcTATTATGTTTTGTGGTGTGTACatacaaatattttcaaaaaatcgtTATTTATGGGTCAAAATGAACATAACAGTTTGTactcatttaaaaataaataaatatacacaagttggaaaaaaaagtCGTTCTTCCTGCGAGTTGCCAAAGAAATATCCTATTAAAATTTGATGAACTCTAGCTCgtttcttaaattaaaagagaaaaattgaAGATGATGACAAAACCTTGAGAGCCATCCGCATCTTAGAAAAATCACCCTTGTGGTTTGGTGGGGGTCGTTGGGGGTCTTAAGATTAACGACGGCAATTTatccatttattaattaatcaacgaACACTCCCaattatatatttgtaatggTTTCCTcgataaaaagaaaaggaatttcaGAAGGAGAAGAAGGCAAACTCCAATTTCAGGAAGTCAGCATCATTCCTCCTTACTCTCAGGACTTTGTTTTAATTTGGGTAATTCTTATTCTTCtctaatttcttcttctttatcaagttttttttttttaagtttttcccTCTTTTGTTTTCTCTCTTGGCCCCTTCGAAGTATGGTCTTCATATCTCGAATCTTATCTATGGTGATATGATCGAGTCGTCGAACGTTTTTTCTGCTTATCTTTTGCAACCCAAGAAAATTGAGTCCAAGAACTTCTGCCACTATCATCTGTTTCCCCTTCAGCtcgaataaagaagaaaaaactgcCACATGCGAACAAAATTGTGCTGCTAATGACCTTTTCTTAGATTTTAGTCTTTCATATGATTTTGGTAAGATGGGTTTGGCCTACTtgattttatttagatattattaCCATAGGAGGTAGTAGTTCAAGAAATACTTTAAGTAAGTTGGAGTTGTCAATAGCTGCACTTATTTGCTAGCACTTCTGATGGTTTCCATGCTATTATGGATAAGTACTCTTGTTTTAATTGCATGCTTCATGTTTTCCCCTCATCATGTGAATTGTGAATGATATTCTGGCTTTCAAATTCAGAAAGCTTGGTTGTTAGTGTTATTCTCTCTCTCTGGTGTAGAATCTTACTATTTTTGAAATAGGTGTGAGTAAGATTGATTTGGGTCTTTGCTTGTCAGAAGAAAGCATAACAAAAAAGCTGAAATGATGACAAAAGTGATCAAGGAATGGCTTCTAATATTCtcaactttatattttcttGACTGGGCCATTGTTTGATGATTTATGGGGACTTTTGGAAAACAACTGTTCtgaaatattattaaaagtTGAAGAACTGGATATTTTTCATGCTTATACTTGAGGAAGTTGTTAACTGTTGAATAGTTTCATATGGGGTCTGTACTGTTCAATTGATGGGTGTGAGAACTGATAAATTTGCAGCAACTACCTAGTGAACTATATAGTTTGTAAGTGATGAGTCCATAATGTTTTCTTGAATGGTTTATTCGTGCAATCATTTACTTCCATTTCCTTGTGGATTCTTCAGACACTGCTTGGATATTGGACCTGCCTCTGATCAGTCTGTTACAGAAATTCGGTCCACCAGGTGTCAGTGGGCTAATAGCTCGCACTAAGAAATTCTTGAGAGGTAAAATCTGAGCCATCTACTGACTTGACTTTGATCGTACTGCTGACAGAAATAAAGCTAAAAGTCAAATACTATGCCAGGAACCATCTGAAAGGATGGTTCATGGAATAGTTTCTTCTCCTGTACTGGAGGCTAGATCTGATCACACTGACATAAAAG
The nucleotide sequence above comes from Benincasa hispida cultivar B227 chromosome 3, ASM972705v1, whole genome shotgun sequence. Encoded proteins:
- the LOC120072530 gene encoding U-box domain-containing protein 4-like — encoded protein: MEILAHGKLKENAEQVQTTGEAEHVDDIITHRHKHIVTLEKSRSCGSVPIVDTNIIPNYFWKEAQISNLSMISNNKKLIDSMKLENVKLVVTPEKLNLGDRNHLPTHFRSQLVKSADGVAQNGDKLDFGGLPVTSSENHPNVTSDGKSQVHDIVFSDCNVKPTFSQVISRNSSDTNLPVSLIGSAGRTRDTSEQPHKLPENVSSSVNEHKSDLGSVEAGIQKLVGDLDSNSLETVRTAIAELRSLARHNTENRIMIAEHGAITFLVKLMYSTDAIIQEHAVTTLLNLSIHSDHKITIAEANVIEPLIHVLYTGSPEARENSAATFFSLAMVVENRVKIGRSGAIGPLVELLGNGTPRGRKDATTALFYLSMLPENKVKIVQAGAVKHLVELMDPSVGTVDKTVAVLANLATIQEGKVEIGKEGGIPVLVEAIELGSARGKENAAAALLRVCSTSNKFCIMALQEGVIPPLVALSHSGTRRAKDKAQELLNLLRRHVRSNC